In Vitis vinifera cultivar Pinot Noir 40024 chromosome 17, ASM3070453v1, one genomic interval encodes:
- the L-CDES gene encoding cysteine desulfurase 1, mitochondrial-like, protein MASRLLQTLKTTSPTCRLLSHLSTATAAVAAKESYEDADGISMKGVKISGRPLYLDVQATSPVDPRVLDAMLPYYLSSFGNPHSRTHLYGWESELAVEKARAQVAALINASPKEIVFTSGATESNNISVKGVMHFYKDKKRHVITTQTEHKCVLDSCRHLQQEGFEVTYLPVGSDGIVDIDQIRSAIRPDTGLVSVMAVNNEIGVIQPIEEIGKMCKELGVPFHTDAAQALGKIPIDVEKMNVSLMSLSGHKIYGPKGVGALYMRRRPRIRVEPQMNGGGQERGIRSGTVPTPLVVGMGAACELAMKEMEYDDERITALQKRLLNGINAKLDGVVVNGSRERRYAGNLNLSFAYVEGESLLMGLKEVAVSSGSACTSASLEPSYVLRALGVDEDMAHTSIRFGIGRFTTDAEIDRAVELTVQQVEKLREMSPLYEMVKEGIDIKSIQWAQH, encoded by the coding sequence ATGGCTTCCAGACTCCTCCAAACCCTCAAAACTACCAGTCCCACCTGCCGCCTCCTCAGCCACCTTTCTACGGCTACAGCGGCGGTGGCGGCGAAGGAATCGTACGAGGATGCAGATGGGATTAGCATGAAAGGGGTTAAAATTTCTGGAAGGCCGCTTTACCTTGATGTGCAGGCAACATCTCCTGTGGACCCTAGGGTTCTCGATGCTATGCTTCCCTACTACCTCTCCAGCTTTGGGAATCCTCATTCCCGGACTCATCTCTACGGCTGGGAATCGGAACTCGCTGTCGAGAAGGCAAGGGCACAGGTGGCGGCGCTAATCAACGCCTCTCCTAAGGAGATTGTCTTCACCTCCGGCGCCACTGAATCCAACAACATTTCCGTCAAGGGCGTCATGCACTTCTACAAGGACAAGAAGCGCCACGTCATCACTACGCAAACGGAGCACAAGTGTGTTCTTGACTCCTGCCGCCATTTACAGCAGGAAGGTTTCGAGGTTACGTACCTTCCGGTAGGGTCTGATGGGATTGTTGATATTGATCAAATTCGGTCCGCGATTAGGCCCGATACAGGGCTCGTGTCGGTGATGGCGGTGAATAATGAGATTGGCGTGATTCAGCCGATTGAAGAAATAGGGAAGATGTGTAAAGAGTTGGGTGTTCCTTTTCATACTGATGCGGCTCAGGCTTTGGGCAAAATTCCGATTGACGTGGAGAAGATGAATGTGAGTTTGATGTCTTTGAGTGGGCACAAGATTTATGGGCCCAAGGGAGTTGGGGCCTTGTATATGCGGCGTAGGCCAAGGATTAGGGTTGAGCCGCAGATGAATGGTGGTGGGCAAGAAAGGGGAATTCGCAGTGGGACAGTCCCAACTCCGCTGGTTGTGGGAATGGGCGCAGCATGTGAGCTGGCAATGAAAGAAATGGAGTATGACGATGAGCGAATCACTGCTTTGCAAAAAAGGCTGCTTAACGGGATCAACGCAAAACTTGATGGTGTGGTGGTAAATGGGAGTAGGGAGAGGAGGTATGCTGGGAATTTGAATTTGTCTTTTGCTTACGTTGAAGGGGAGAGTTTGCTAATGGGGTTGAAGGAAGTGGCAGTTTCCAGTGGGAGTGCATGCACAAGTGCAAGTTTGGAGCCCTCATATGTTCTAAGGGCGTTGGGGGTGGATGAGGATATGGCTCATACCTCTATTAGGTTTGGGATTGGGAGGTTTACCACAGACGCTGAAATTGATAGGGCTGTGGAACTCACGGTGCAGCAGGTGGAGAAATTGAGAGAAATGAGCCCACTCTATGAAATGGTGAAGGAAGGAATTGATATTAAAAGTATACAATGGGCACAACACTGA
- the L-CDES gene encoding cysteine desulfurase 1, mitochondrial-like isoform X1, with amino-acid sequence MQRVVYLSACCSTWIVRCTCPICHSSTDHKLITPMASRLLQTLKTTSPTCRLLSHLSTATAAVAAKESYEDADGISMKGVKISGRPLYLDVQATSPVDPRVLDAMLPYYLSSFGNPHSRTHLYGWESELAVEKARAQVAALINASPKEIVFTSGATESNNISVKGVMHFYKDKKRHVITTQTEHKCVLDSCRHLQQEGFEVTYLPVGSDGIVDIDQIRSAIRPDTGLVSVMAVNNEIGVIQPIEEIGKMCKELGVPFHTDAAQALGKIPIDVEKMNVSLMSLSGHKIYGPKGVGALYMRRRPRIRVEPQMNGGGQERGIRSGTVPTPLVVGMGAACELAMKEMEYDDERITALQKRLLNGINAKLDGVVVNGSRERRYAGNLNLSFAYVEGESLLMGLKEVAVSSGSACTSASLEPSYVLRALGVDEDMAHTSIRFGIGRFTTDAEIDRAVELTVQQVEKLREMSPLYEMVKEGIDIKSIQWAQH; translated from the coding sequence GTCACTCCTCAACAGACCACAAACTCATCACACCCATGGCTTCCAGACTCCTCCAAACCCTCAAAACTACCAGTCCCACCTGCCGCCTCCTCAGCCACCTTTCTACGGCTACAGCGGCGGTGGCGGCGAAGGAATCGTACGAGGATGCAGATGGGATTAGCATGAAAGGGGTTAAAATTTCTGGAAGGCCGCTTTACCTTGATGTGCAGGCAACATCTCCTGTGGACCCTAGGGTTCTCGATGCTATGCTTCCCTACTACCTCTCCAGCTTTGGGAATCCTCATTCCCGGACTCATCTCTACGGCTGGGAATCGGAACTCGCTGTCGAGAAGGCAAGGGCACAGGTGGCGGCGCTAATCAACGCCTCTCCTAAGGAGATTGTCTTCACCTCCGGCGCCACTGAATCCAACAACATTTCCGTCAAGGGCGTCATGCACTTCTACAAGGACAAGAAGCGCCACGTCATCACTACGCAAACGGAGCACAAGTGTGTTCTTGACTCCTGCCGCCATTTACAGCAGGAAGGTTTCGAGGTTACGTACCTTCCGGTAGGGTCTGATGGGATTGTTGATATTGATCAAATTCGGTCCGCGATTAGGCCCGATACAGGGCTCGTGTCGGTGATGGCGGTGAATAATGAGATTGGCGTGATTCAGCCGATTGAAGAAATAGGGAAGATGTGTAAAGAGTTGGGTGTTCCTTTTCATACTGATGCGGCTCAGGCTTTGGGCAAAATTCCGATTGACGTGGAGAAGATGAATGTGAGTTTGATGTCTTTGAGTGGGCACAAGATTTATGGGCCCAAGGGAGTTGGGGCCTTGTATATGCGGCGTAGGCCAAGGATTAGGGTTGAGCCGCAGATGAATGGTGGTGGGCAAGAAAGGGGAATTCGCAGTGGGACAGTCCCAACTCCGCTGGTTGTGGGAATGGGCGCAGCATGTGAGCTGGCAATGAAAGAAATGGAGTATGACGATGAGCGAATCACTGCTTTGCAAAAAAGGCTGCTTAACGGGATCAACGCAAAACTTGATGGTGTGGTGGTAAATGGGAGTAGGGAGAGGAGGTATGCTGGGAATTTGAATTTGTCTTTTGCTTACGTTGAAGGGGAGAGTTTGCTAATGGGGTTGAAGGAAGTGGCAGTTTCCAGTGGGAGTGCATGCACAAGTGCAAGTTTGGAGCCCTCATATGTTCTAAGGGCGTTGGGGGTGGATGAGGATATGGCTCATACCTCTATTAGGTTTGGGATTGGGAGGTTTACCACAGACGCTGAAATTGATAGGGCTGTGGAACTCACGGTGCAGCAGGTGGAGAAATTGAGAGAAATGAGCCCACTCTATGAAATGGTGAAGGAAGGAATTGATATTAAAAGTATACAATGGGCACAACACTGA